In Gulosibacter molinativorax, a single window of DNA contains:
- a CDS encoding ArsR/SmtB family transcription factor codes for MAQDSLSQVFAALADPTRRAILSRLSEGAATVGQVAEMFAISAPAISQHLKVLERVGLVERTTTAQWRTLTLRPEPLDAVAEWVDHHRRDWDQRLDRLEAHLDTINEEEYQ; via the coding sequence ATGGCGCAAGACTCGCTGAGTCAAGTGTTCGCCGCCCTGGCGGATCCGACGCGGCGCGCAATTCTGAGCAGGCTCAGCGAGGGCGCGGCGACGGTCGGCCAGGTCGCGGAGATGTTTGCGATCAGCGCACCGGCGATCTCGCAGCACCTCAAGGTGCTCGAGCGGGTCGGGCTCGTCGAGCGAACGACCACTGCTCAGTGGCGAACGCTCACCCTGCGTCCAGAACCGCTCGATGCGGTTGCCGAGTGGGTCGACCACCATCGGCGGGATTGGGATCAGCGACTCGACCGACTTGAGGCCCACTTGGACACCATCAATGAGGAGGAATACCAATGA
- a CDS encoding ribbon-helix-helix protein, CopG family, producing the protein MSTGETIGGKPVSEEQIAEWVAEAEAGYDIEALKKRGRGRPGRGAEPSQVVALRLTPDEISALDERAEREGKTRSEIIREALKLLAA; encoded by the coding sequence ATGAGCACAGGAGAAACGATCGGTGGCAAACCCGTGAGTGAAGAACAAATCGCGGAATGGGTTGCAGAGGCCGAGGCAGGCTATGACATCGAAGCGCTCAAGAAGCGTGGTCGGGGGCGTCCGGGCCGTGGTGCGGAACCATCTCAGGTCGTCGCACTACGCCTTACTCCTGATGAGATCTCGGCGCTCGATGAGAGGGCTGAACGCGAGGGAAAGACGCGCTCTGAGATCATTCGCGAGGCGTTGAAGCTGCTTGCCGCGTGA
- a CDS encoding helicase-related protein, whose translation MTSSVDVNAVMRSLKGFQRATVDHVFEQFYGTAGGSGRFLVADETGLGKSIVAKGLIARAIDHLESDDSVDRIDIVYVCSNADLATQNLRRLNVTGDDHLGFASRLTMLAKESQRLSEPSKGPGKKVNLISFTPGTSFSEGGHRAGAAPERALITLLLDGLFNRDESQRRATRILLQGQVSSVDRFGSVHVEGMRRSVVDGLDPVIAGKFADLIRADGTAERFLSLRDAHLEPGATLEGTAWHQAQDLIARMRQALAHAGVETLEPDLVILDEFQRFRHLLNAESGDAAELAHSLFEYGNAKVLLLSATPYKPFTNGNDEDDHYRDFLATVNFLSGGRAEVGEGLQRALESYRHALSRGERGAAEASRVREILLPVMSRSERPRLSEKDDLVRVIRPDVPVPSSGDLVGAVHLRELAEILRSPLSIEYWKSIPYFVNFMENYRIGAKLKEAQESRPEELERALGATQSLDAAGIKAYEPIDFGNGKLRALADRTIGEGMWKLLWLPPSMPYLKPGRVYSTVDVGLTKTVLFSAWTATPTSVASLLSHEADRLTFDGLTAAEEMMARPRSRRLSYTERDGRLEDMSTLQLFWPHPELAKAGDQLVLRAGSGAALERDQLVDAVGARLRTGTELEDAPTAYFAYPGAFPEGVDAGRIGSVTVEEDLSGVASEQERQERARAQRTALEAHVAEAQRIAREHAGAVPAHPDLARLAAFAPGNIAWRALRSVSAQAVTDAELWHAARVVSTALRSMFHRADSSARIVALYPGDHRDYWQLVLEYCADGNLQAVLDEYAFQLQLESGGGTEQLLDSKGVMEVAERIAAAIGMLPATYVAHDNTLERERISMTARFAVRYGGTAGKQSSESVGQRMSSVRHSFNSPFAPFVLASTSAGQEGIDFHWWSHEVVHWDLPSSPVDFEQREGRVNRFAGHAIRKNIAEAHGDAVLDAGSRHPWRDAFAEAERVDNGHGEFSPWWIYPGSSRVNRVLVTYPFSSDAAKYERLRDDLTRYRLTLGQPRQGDMVEMLAKRGVDGADVASIDLRPD comes from the coding sequence ATGACTAGCAGCGTCGATGTCAATGCGGTGATGCGATCACTCAAGGGCTTCCAGCGCGCCACCGTCGACCACGTGTTCGAGCAGTTCTATGGCACGGCCGGAGGCTCCGGTCGCTTTCTCGTCGCGGATGAGACCGGGCTCGGCAAGAGCATCGTCGCGAAAGGCCTCATCGCGCGCGCGATCGACCACCTCGAGAGCGACGATAGTGTCGATCGCATCGACATCGTGTACGTCTGCAGCAACGCCGACCTCGCGACCCAAAACTTGCGTCGGCTCAACGTGACCGGAGATGACCACCTGGGGTTCGCATCCCGCCTCACGATGCTCGCGAAGGAATCGCAAAGACTCTCCGAGCCTTCCAAGGGCCCGGGCAAGAAGGTCAATCTCATTTCATTCACGCCGGGTACTTCCTTCAGTGAAGGCGGTCATCGCGCGGGTGCAGCGCCCGAACGCGCGCTCATCACGCTGTTACTCGATGGCCTCTTTAACCGTGACGAATCGCAGCGGCGTGCCACGCGCATCCTGTTGCAGGGCCAGGTCAGCTCGGTCGATCGGTTCGGCTCGGTGCATGTCGAGGGGATGCGCCGCTCGGTCGTTGACGGACTCGACCCCGTGATTGCGGGGAAATTCGCGGATCTGATTCGCGCGGATGGCACCGCAGAGCGTTTTCTCTCGCTCCGGGATGCGCACCTCGAGCCAGGCGCGACGCTCGAAGGTACTGCCTGGCATCAGGCACAGGATCTGATCGCTCGCATGCGGCAGGCGCTGGCGCACGCGGGCGTCGAGACGCTCGAACCGGACCTCGTGATCCTGGATGAGTTCCAACGCTTTCGCCATCTACTCAATGCCGAGTCGGGCGATGCGGCGGAACTCGCCCACTCGCTATTCGAATACGGGAACGCGAAGGTGCTCCTGCTCTCGGCGACGCCGTATAAGCCGTTCACCAATGGCAACGATGAGGACGACCACTACCGCGACTTTCTTGCGACGGTCAACTTCTTGTCGGGTGGCCGCGCGGAGGTCGGCGAGGGGCTTCAGCGTGCGCTCGAGTCGTATCGTCATGCGCTGAGTCGAGGCGAACGCGGAGCTGCGGAGGCTTCACGGGTGCGAGAGATCTTGCTGCCGGTGATGTCGCGCAGCGAGCGGCCGCGGCTGAGCGAGAAGGATGATCTCGTGCGGGTTATCCGCCCGGACGTTCCAGTGCCGAGCTCGGGCGACCTCGTCGGGGCAGTGCATCTGCGCGAACTCGCGGAGATCCTCCGTTCGCCGCTGAGCATCGAGTATTGGAAATCCATCCCGTACTTCGTGAACTTTATGGAGAACTATCGGATCGGTGCCAAACTGAAAGAAGCGCAGGAGTCGCGTCCGGAAGAACTTGAGCGCGCGCTGGGTGCGACGCAATCGTTGGATGCGGCAGGGATCAAGGCGTACGAGCCGATCGACTTCGGAAACGGCAAGCTCCGGGCGCTCGCGGATCGCACCATTGGCGAGGGCATGTGGAAGCTGCTGTGGTTGCCGCCCTCGATGCCCTACTTGAAGCCGGGTCGGGTGTACTCGACGGTGGATGTGGGGCTCACCAAGACAGTGCTGTTTTCGGCCTGGACCGCAACGCCGACCTCGGTTGCATCGTTGCTGAGTCACGAGGCCGACCGGCTGACGTTTGATGGCCTGACCGCTGCTGAGGAAATGATGGCGCGGCCCCGTTCGCGGCGACTTTCCTACACAGAACGTGATGGGCGCCTCGAAGATATGTCCACCCTGCAACTGTTTTGGCCGCATCCTGAGCTTGCCAAGGCTGGCGATCAGCTCGTGCTGAGAGCTGGCTCTGGAGCTGCGCTCGAGCGCGATCAATTGGTGGATGCGGTGGGGGCGCGGCTTCGCACCGGAACGGAACTCGAAGACGCGCCGACCGCATACTTTGCGTATCCAGGGGCGTTCCCGGAAGGTGTGGATGCGGGACGTATCGGGAGCGTGACGGTCGAAGAAGACCTAAGCGGTGTCGCAAGCGAGCAGGAACGGCAGGAACGGGCACGCGCGCAGCGGACGGCGCTCGAGGCTCACGTGGCCGAGGCGCAGCGGATCGCGAGGGAGCACGCAGGTGCAGTTCCCGCGCATCCAGACCTGGCGCGACTTGCAGCCTTTGCCCCGGGCAACATCGCGTGGCGGGCATTGCGGTCAGTGAGCGCGCAAGCAGTGACCGACGCAGAGCTGTGGCATGCGGCGCGTGTCGTGAGCACGGCGCTGCGCAGCATGTTTCATCGCGCGGATAGTTCCGCCCGCATCGTGGCGCTCTATCCCGGCGATCACCGCGATTACTGGCAGCTCGTGCTCGAATACTGCGCCGACGGCAACCTCCAGGCTGTCCTCGACGAGTATGCGTTCCAGCTGCAACTCGAGTCGGGTGGGGGTACCGAGCAGCTACTTGACAGTAAAGGGGTAATGGAAGTTGCCGAGCGCATCGCGGCGGCAATCGGCATGCTCCCCGCGACTTACGTAGCTCACGACAACACGCTCGAGCGTGAGCGGATCTCGATGACGGCGCGCTTCGCCGTTCGATACGGCGGCACCGCTGGGAAGCAATCTAGCGAATCGGTTGGCCAACGTATGTCGTCTGTCCGCCACTCCTTTAATAGCCCGTTCGCGCCGTTCGTGCTCGCGTCGACGAGCGCGGGGCAAGAGGGGATCGACTTCCATTGGTGGAGTCACGAGGTCGTGCACTGGGATCTGCCCTCGAGTCCAGTCGACTTCGAGCAGCGCGAGGGCCGCGTCAATCGCTTCGCGGGCCACGCCATCCGCAAAAACATCGCCGAAGCGCATGGCGACGCCGTGCTCGATGCTGGCTCACGGCATCCCTGGCGGGATGCATTTGCGGAAGCCGAGCGAGTAGACAACGGGCATGGTGAGTTTTCGCCGTGGTGGATTTACCCTGGCTCTTCGCGGGTAAATCGGGTGCTCGTGACGTACCCGTTTAGCTCCGACGCCGCGAAGTACGAGCGACTCCGAGACGATCTCACGCGGTATCGGCTCACGCTCGGTCAACCGCGGCAGGGTGACATGGTCGAGATGCTCGCGAAACGCGGGGTGGATGGGGCCGATGTCGCGTCGATCGATCTGCGGCCTGATTGA
- a CDS encoding phospholipase D family protein, translating to MLEPQNRAAFTEQLQPPPGFRLVQAVGTTFTLDLVSALAVPLSFSSRRLGDHNDPVSIFTAIRQAADSIDVFAQAGVISLGRETDLVTYLEGGIHPVALHRGIFHPKVWLLEFARDAERSFRLVSSSRNLTADKSWDIVVRLDGKPAAAAGEPSDESALERRAAARARNEPIQRLIRALPDFCVNRMPEHRVQRIHDFAERFGEVEWERPDDTHDLAFHTFGLGDASIPQIRGTKALIISPFLSDDGLERLRTGISGETHLLSRERSLQLLNPEAFDPKLHTYLLDEAANLVDEEDAKAENLLTGLHAKAVIVNANHRARMLLGSANATGAGWGTNVEFMVEFEGRRDIYGVDATLEALGELKAEFEPTGGEVEDEREQAQHELDSVLRDLAIVPVTSRIVEGEPFTQLVWAGSRLTNVLEATASRGIGIRWHLLTVKGTDVAELGTSEAHAARFERLDLTDLTAFLVAVGTHPATGLTKSTIIPMRLLDDVEERKEAVIARHLADPQAFVRLLTLLLELSGMRFEATKTGGGMWGAFASDGQATSGLFEALVRALGRGSSGIEEAQRIIEFLRRERDVVCSGDAQSPDETVTSEPPTSEQSVLPEGFEPLWDAVWAAHLKLRGRETDD from the coding sequence ATGCTTGAGCCACAGAATCGCGCAGCCTTTACCGAGCAGCTCCAACCACCCCCAGGATTCCGGCTTGTGCAGGCGGTCGGGACGACTTTCACGCTCGACCTCGTGTCAGCGCTCGCGGTGCCACTCTCATTCAGCTCGCGAAGGCTTGGCGACCACAACGATCCGGTTTCAATCTTCACTGCGATCCGTCAGGCCGCCGATTCCATCGATGTGTTTGCGCAAGCAGGAGTCATTTCGCTGGGCCGCGAGACTGATCTCGTTACCTACCTTGAGGGCGGGATCCACCCGGTCGCCCTGCACCGCGGGATTTTCCATCCCAAGGTGTGGCTGCTTGAGTTCGCGCGGGATGCGGAGCGTAGCTTCCGGCTCGTGTCGTCGAGTAGGAACCTCACTGCGGACAAGAGCTGGGACATCGTCGTGCGACTCGACGGGAAGCCGGCGGCGGCCGCGGGCGAACCATCGGACGAGAGCGCTCTTGAGCGGCGTGCTGCGGCCAGGGCGCGCAATGAACCCATCCAGCGGCTCATCCGCGCGCTGCCAGACTTCTGCGTGAACCGGATGCCGGAGCACCGCGTCCAGCGCATCCACGACTTTGCCGAACGGTTCGGAGAAGTCGAGTGGGAACGGCCAGACGACACACACGATCTCGCGTTCCATACATTCGGGCTGGGTGACGCCTCGATACCGCAAATTCGCGGCACGAAAGCCCTCATCATCTCGCCGTTTCTCAGCGATGACGGATTAGAGCGGCTGCGTACGGGCATCAGCGGCGAGACGCACTTGCTGTCGAGGGAACGCAGCTTGCAGCTCCTGAATCCCGAGGCGTTCGACCCGAAACTCCACACGTATCTGCTTGATGAGGCCGCAAATCTGGTCGACGAAGAGGACGCGAAGGCAGAAAACCTACTTACGGGACTGCACGCGAAGGCGGTGATCGTTAACGCTAATCATCGTGCGCGGATGCTCCTCGGGTCGGCAAACGCGACTGGCGCGGGCTGGGGCACGAATGTCGAGTTCATGGTCGAGTTCGAGGGTCGTCGCGATATCTACGGAGTAGACGCGACGCTCGAGGCGCTCGGCGAGCTGAAGGCCGAGTTTGAACCGACAGGTGGGGAGGTCGAAGACGAGCGGGAGCAGGCTCAGCACGAGCTGGACTCAGTGTTGCGCGACCTCGCGATTGTGCCTGTGACGAGCCGAATCGTCGAGGGCGAGCCGTTCACGCAGCTCGTGTGGGCCGGATCGAGGCTGACGAACGTTCTTGAGGCCACCGCATCTCGCGGCATCGGGATACGCTGGCATCTCCTCACGGTCAAAGGCACCGACGTCGCCGAACTCGGCACGTCCGAGGCCCACGCCGCTCGCTTTGAACGGCTTGACCTCACGGACCTGACCGCGTTTCTCGTGGCCGTGGGCACGCATCCAGCGACCGGCCTCACGAAGTCAACGATCATCCCGATGCGCCTGCTTGACGACGTCGAGGAACGCAAAGAAGCGGTCATCGCGCGGCATCTCGCAGACCCGCAAGCGTTCGTGCGGCTGCTCACGCTGCTGCTCGAACTTTCCGGGATGCGCTTCGAGGCCACGAAGACGGGCGGCGGGATGTGGGGCGCATTCGCGAGCGATGGCCAAGCAACTTCGGGGCTGTTCGAGGCGCTTGTGCGCGCGCTCGGCCGCGGATCCAGCGGGATCGAAGAGGCACAACGAATCATCGAGTTCCTCCGGCGGGAGCGGGACGTGGTTTGTTCCGGCGACGCGCAATCGCCGGACGAAACGGTGACGTCTGAACCACCAACGTCCGAGCAATCTGTCCTACCCGAGGGCTTCGAACCTCTATGGGACGCGGTGTGGGCGGCCCATCTCAAGTTGCGGGGACGTGAGACTGATGACTAG
- a CDS encoding DUF6361 family protein, which produces MPSTIAWLDASADEQQRMRDIISLFTDRDSRDELGIGQVRDSLGDALFPGSSTLHTRARYLLFVPWIYQYVEREREASAEAERLERRFIDTLRKSEDQDGLIGGRAGAGVRALPSSVYWNALGLYGIRLDETQSRADAANLPRSIRLRTEVEGEAEPTPVWSPEMPAPPSGFPTDVPEGFALTHAEASWLRDRIVSAAPDALYAHLLDNRPTEDSGFPWDDPAAASATGEARVWLDHAQTFSAVIHGAQLLYNLQIAETCDALDLEQHEGRVEQYRAELDAWAENVENEVDRFGWDLDDFFARLANLRGTPVRAGTATFIREWLQYTRNEPPASLANSTGARRLIRIREHTNKPSLYRIDASVKRLRDWGGASQAGRLAFRWGTVQVLLRDIHDGLERPIGTPDA; this is translated from the coding sequence ATGCCCTCCACGATTGCCTGGTTAGACGCATCCGCTGACGAGCAGCAGCGGATGCGCGACATCATCAGTCTGTTTACGGATCGGGACAGCCGCGACGAGCTCGGCATCGGCCAGGTTCGGGATTCGCTCGGCGATGCGCTATTCCCGGGTTCATCGACGCTGCACACGCGGGCGAGGTACCTGCTGTTCGTGCCGTGGATTTATCAGTATGTCGAGCGGGAGCGGGAAGCAAGTGCGGAGGCCGAGCGGCTCGAACGCCGGTTCATCGACACCCTGCGCAAGAGCGAAGACCAGGACGGGCTCATCGGTGGCCGAGCAGGAGCCGGAGTGAGAGCGCTGCCGTCTTCGGTGTACTGGAATGCGCTCGGCCTCTACGGCATCCGTCTCGACGAAACCCAGAGCCGGGCCGACGCGGCCAACCTGCCGCGCAGCATCCGCCTCCGCACCGAAGTCGAGGGCGAGGCCGAACCGACCCCCGTGTGGTCTCCCGAGATGCCGGCGCCACCGAGCGGTTTTCCAACCGACGTGCCGGAGGGATTCGCACTCACGCACGCAGAGGCGTCGTGGTTGCGCGACCGGATAGTGAGCGCGGCCCCGGATGCGCTCTACGCTCATCTGCTCGACAACCGACCGACCGAGGACAGCGGCTTCCCGTGGGACGATCCGGCCGCGGCTTCCGCCACCGGTGAAGCCCGGGTTTGGCTCGACCATGCGCAAACCTTTTCGGCGGTCATCCACGGCGCGCAGCTGCTCTACAATCTGCAGATCGCCGAGACGTGTGACGCGCTCGACCTCGAACAGCACGAGGGCAGGGTCGAGCAGTACCGCGCCGAGCTGGATGCATGGGCCGAGAACGTCGAAAACGAGGTCGACCGATTCGGTTGGGATCTCGACGACTTCTTCGCGAGGCTTGCGAATCTTCGAGGAACTCCGGTGCGGGCAGGGACGGCCACGTTCATCCGGGAGTGGCTGCAGTACACCCGCAATGAGCCGCCAGCGAGCCTTGCAAACAGTACCGGCGCGAGGCGGCTCATCCGAATCCGCGAGCACACGAATAAGCCCTCCCTCTACCGCATCGATGCCAGCGTGAAGCGGCTTCGGGACTGGGGCGGCGCATCCCAGGCGGGGCGGCTGGCGTTCCGGTGGGGGACAGTGCAGGTACTGCTACGTGACATTCACGACGGTCTCGAGCGGCCCATCGGGACACCGGATGCTTGA
- a CDS encoding PDDEXK nuclease domain-containing protein: MVALYWQIGQDIIERQARQGWGAKVIDRLAHDLRVAFPDVRGMSARNLRYMRDFAKAWPDFEIWQQAAAKLPWGHNMVLIDRIKDAERRLLYATAALEHGWSRNALDTHIDLQSIERAGKAITNFERTLQPPSSDLARESLKDPYKLDFLGLGDDAEERAIEQGVVDHLTEFLVELGVGFAYVGRQVHLEVGGDDFYIDLLFYHLKLRSYVVIEIKGGKFKPEHLGQLSFYLTAVDETLSHESDGPTIGLLLCRSKNEVVAEYALKDSNRALGVAEYELLRALPDPLQTALPTIEQIERELGGVDE, encoded by the coding sequence ATGGTCGCGCTCTATTGGCAGATCGGCCAGGACATCATTGAGCGTCAGGCACGCCAGGGATGGGGAGCGAAAGTCATCGACCGGCTCGCGCACGACCTGCGGGTGGCATTTCCCGATGTGCGTGGCATGTCGGCACGGAATCTTCGGTACATGCGGGATTTCGCGAAGGCGTGGCCCGACTTTGAAATTTGGCAGCAGGCTGCTGCCAAATTGCCCTGGGGACACAACATGGTCCTCATCGACCGGATCAAGGACGCCGAGCGACGGCTGCTTTACGCCACCGCGGCGCTCGAACATGGCTGGTCGAGAAACGCTCTTGACACGCACATCGATTTGCAATCCATCGAGCGTGCAGGAAAAGCCATCACGAACTTCGAGCGCACGCTTCAGCCCCCTAGCTCCGACCTCGCCCGGGAATCGTTAAAGGACCCGTACAAGCTTGATTTCCTCGGCCTCGGCGACGATGCCGAGGAAAGGGCTATCGAACAGGGTGTGGTCGACCACCTCACCGAGTTTCTCGTTGAACTCGGAGTCGGGTTCGCCTATGTGGGCCGTCAAGTACACCTCGAAGTGGGTGGCGACGACTTCTACATCGACTTGCTCTTCTATCATCTGAAGCTTCGCAGTTACGTAGTCATCGAAATCAAGGGCGGGAAATTCAAGCCGGAGCACCTCGGCCAGCTGAGCTTTTACCTAACCGCTGTGGACGAGACGCTCAGCCACGAGAGCGATGGCCCAACCATCGGACTGTTGCTGTGCCGGTCAAAGAATGAGGTCGTCGCCGAGTACGCGTTGAAGGACAGTAACCGAGCCCTCGGTGTCGCCGAGTACGAACTGCTCAGGGCACTACCCGACCCGCTTCAAACCGCGCTACCCACAATCGAGCAGATCGAGCGCGAACTCGGCGGGGTCGATGAATGA
- a CDS encoding dihydrofolate reductase family protein, with translation MGKVVMYASVSVDGFIADDNDDPGPLFEWLTSGDVPLDDGGVLKVSQASYDHTRAYWDSIGVTIVGRRVFDLTDGWDGTPPSGIDHVVVVTHRPPPDGWNPDAPFHFVDGVDAALATAQKLAGDRIVEASAGDVGGQLFAAGYVHEVRMDVAPVVFGSGKRFFGTVNAQQLLEDPEVVVQGNRVLHLRYPVRH, from the coding sequence ATGGGCAAAGTAGTGATGTACGCATCGGTTTCGGTGGATGGCTTCATCGCCGACGACAACGACGATCCCGGGCCGCTCTTCGAGTGGCTCACGAGCGGCGACGTTCCCCTCGACGACGGCGGCGTGCTCAAGGTCTCGCAGGCCTCGTACGACCACACGCGGGCGTACTGGGATTCGATCGGCGTAACCATCGTCGGCCGCCGTGTGTTCGATTTAACGGATGGCTGGGATGGCACGCCGCCGAGTGGAATCGATCACGTGGTCGTCGTCACGCATCGTCCACCGCCCGATGGATGGAACCCGGATGCGCCGTTCCACTTCGTCGACGGCGTCGATGCTGCACTGGCAACAGCGCAGAAGCTCGCGGGCGATCGCATCGTTGAGGCCTCAGCCGGAGACGTCGGCGGTCAGCTATTCGCCGCGGGATACGTCCACGAGGTGCGGATGGACGTGGCGCCAGTCGTGTTCGGTTCAGGCAAACGGTTCTTCGGGACCGTCAATGCGCAGCAACTGCTCGAAGATCCCGAAGTGGTTGTTCAAGGCAATCGAGTGCTTCACTTGCGATATCCGGTCCGTCATTGA
- a CDS encoding response regulator transcription factor: MDAVAELKVILADDEALIRAGLRLVLDGNRGISIVGEATNGAEAARMARELRPDVVLMDVRMPVLDGVAATAQVRSQPDAPAVVVLTAFDTDEFVLGALRAGASGFLLKHTPPPQLVDTILQAAAGILSFSPEALERLVNAAAEPSPAASSIVATLSARELEIATLVAEGLTNAEIAQRLYLSLPTVKTHLGRIFEKLGVTNRVQAALLIHDAGRAAGTSAG; the protein is encoded by the coding sequence ATGGATGCCGTGGCAGAACTAAAGGTCATCCTCGCCGACGACGAGGCGTTGATTCGCGCCGGGTTACGACTCGTGCTCGATGGCAACCGGGGCATTTCCATCGTCGGTGAGGCGACAAACGGGGCCGAGGCGGCCCGGATGGCTCGCGAGTTGCGACCGGACGTCGTGTTGATGGATGTTCGGATGCCGGTTCTCGACGGCGTCGCGGCGACCGCCCAGGTGCGGAGCCAGCCGGATGCGCCCGCTGTCGTTGTGCTGACGGCGTTCGACACGGATGAATTCGTTCTCGGGGCGCTGCGGGCCGGGGCTTCGGGCTTCTTGCTCAAGCACACGCCTCCGCCTCAACTTGTCGACACGATCCTCCAGGCCGCCGCAGGCATCCTGTCGTTTTCGCCGGAGGCGCTCGAGCGGCTGGTGAACGCGGCGGCGGAACCGTCCCCGGCCGCGTCTTCGATCGTCGCGACGCTCAGCGCCCGCGAGTTGGAGATCGCCACGCTGGTCGCGGAAGGGCTGACGAATGCCGAAATCGCGCAACGGCTGTATCTCTCGTTGCCGACGGTGAAGACGCATCTCGGGCGAATCTTCGAAAAGCTCGGCGTGACGAACCGGGTGCAGGCGGCGCTGCTTATCCATGATGCGGGGCGGGCGGCGGGGACTTCAGCAGGTTGA
- a CDS encoding sensor histidine kinase, whose amino-acid sequence MTTDTTSPKQTTPVIPLTQIEFTPARSRATIMIIVAALGFVLLWIFWGFQADRDLPEPRKTIYWLAEPIFGILATALLPLVLHRDTGPPTWEVDERRERRAFVVGIVIILCSALAGSALPAAAMAVVSLVGRGRPGWFIPVLGAVSVVAGYYTGGLLLPLNEWEILVIFALGALSLMLLGLNLGSRRDLLASLRREAEAARQGQAALESEARQEERTRIAREMHDGVSHKLALVALHAGALEYRDDLSPEKVREAVGVIRAGVHDAQEELRAALHVLRSDVSDTHPAPTLADITTLVDEVRTAGASVELRVALPPVGELSAATVAHLHRVVQEALTNAIKHAPGSPISVTIAGERETGVRVEVRNRMRRAAERARGAGVGLVGLQERLALVGGMFESGQEGDDFVVRAWMPWQN is encoded by the coding sequence ATGACGACGGACACCACCAGCCCGAAGCAGACCACGCCGGTCATCCCGCTCACACAGATCGAGTTCACGCCCGCTCGCTCCCGAGCCACGATCATGATCATCGTTGCGGCGCTCGGTTTCGTGCTGCTCTGGATATTCTGGGGGTTTCAAGCCGACCGCGACCTTCCCGAGCCGCGCAAGACGATCTATTGGTTGGCCGAGCCGATCTTCGGCATCCTGGCGACGGCGCTCTTGCCGCTGGTGTTGCACCGCGACACCGGTCCGCCGACGTGGGAGGTTGATGAACGCCGCGAGCGGCGAGCATTCGTCGTCGGCATTGTCATCATCCTGTGCTCGGCGCTCGCGGGTTCGGCGCTGCCGGCCGCCGCGATGGCAGTGGTGTCGCTGGTCGGCCGAGGCCGCCCGGGCTGGTTCATCCCAGTTCTCGGCGCGGTATCCGTCGTGGCGGGGTATTACACGGGAGGGCTGCTGCTGCCGCTCAACGAGTGGGAAATCCTGGTCATCTTCGCCCTCGGAGCGTTGAGCTTGATGCTGCTCGGGCTCAACCTCGGCAGTCGTCGCGATCTGCTGGCGTCACTGCGTCGAGAGGCAGAGGCGGCCCGACAAGGCCAAGCCGCGCTCGAATCCGAAGCGCGTCAGGAAGAGCGAACCCGGATCGCCCGCGAGATGCACGACGGGGTCTCACACAAGCTCGCGCTGGTCGCCCTCCACGCTGGCGCGCTCGAGTACCGAGACGACCTCTCACCGGAGAAGGTGCGAGAGGCCGTCGGCGTCATCCGGGCCGGCGTGCACGATGCACAGGAGGAACTTCGAGCCGCGCTGCACGTCCTGCGCTCCGACGTGAGCGATACGCATCCAGCCCCGACCCTCGCCGATATCACCACGCTCGTCGACGAAGTTCGAACTGCCGGTGCCAGCGTCGAGTTGCGCGTCGCGCTGCCGCCGGTGGGCGAACTCTCGGCGGCTACGGTCGCGCACCTTCACCGTGTTGTGCAGGAGGCGCTGACGAATGCGATCAAACACGCGCCCGGCTCACCGATCTCGGTGACGATCGCCGGCGAACGCGAGACCGGGGTGCGGGTTGAGGTGCGCAACAGGATGCGGCGGGCCGCCGAACGCGCGCGGGGAGCGGGAGTCGGGCTCGTGGGGTTGCAGGAGCGGCTGGCCTTGGTCGGCGGGATGTTTGAGTCCGGTCAGGAGGGCGACGACTTCGTCGTGCGAGCATGGATGCCGTGGCAGAACTAA